The Candidatus Obscuribacter sp. sequence TTTCAATTTTATTGGGATCTATAGGAATTGCCGACGTTGTGCATCTTTGCACTGGTAAACTTCCTGTCGATTATCTCGTTAGCGCAATAGCGGCTTTGCTTTTCTCTTTTTCTTTTCCTTTATTGCTCTGCATCAATATCGACTTATTTGCACTCTGACAGAGTTTGAGAGAGAATGCACCATATTAGCATTTGCGAAAAGGCAGGGCGGTGTGGTGTCCTTGCCTGCAGTTGCTCTGAACTGCTCTCTTAGAATTGCTGACGCTGTGAATGTACTCAACAGTTTGACTAGTAGAGGTGTTTGCATTTTGGACGTTAGTGACAACGGCGATTTGCTTTATTGTTTTCCGCTTTTGAAGGATTTGCCTTCTTCGTAGGCTTGAAACAAGTTGACGGTGAAATCAGCGGATGGCTTTGGCACATCATTTCTGCTTTGTAACCTATAATGGATTTGAGCACTCCTTGCAGCAACTTGGTTGGATAGCATGAATGAAAAGGAACACAGCAATAATACTGAGGCTTTTCTGACCCGTCGTAGAGTACTCAAATTGATAGCAGGTGTGCCGCTTGTAGTCACCTTTGGTCTCCTGCTCTCGCCATTTTTGCGCTTCTTGCGGCCGACGCTCAAGCCTCTGGATTTACTGGGTCAGTCTGACCAGCCCATGGCCGCGACACCAATTTGCACGTTCATTGATATAGATTTCCCGAGACCCTGGTCGTGCATACCTTTTATGTATTCTCAAAAATACGTCGAGTACAATCCAGAAGGATACGAAATCCGCAAAATACCTGGATTTATAATGCGCACAGCAAAAGATGAGATTGTCGCATTTAGTCGCATTTGCACATATTGCCGCCATAGCCAATGCGTAAACTTTGTGGAGGACACCCACGAGCTTGCCCATATACCACAATCTAAAACTCCCGTACTGGTCTGCCCATGCGATTGCAGCACGTTTGACCCTAACGACAATGGCCGTGTGTTACGCGGGCCAGCGTACCGTCCTCTACGGCGGATGACTGTTCATTTTGACGGTGAATGTTACACCGTGACTGGTCTAGAGTCGGGTGGGATTGCCTGATCTTAAAAAACAATCCCAAGCTCACTCAACTGGGCTTTGGCATAAACTTGCTGAGGTCGCCTTTGAGCAGCGCCTCTGCCATGACTGAGGGGAATAAATCTGGGGTGGTGGCAAAGGCTGGCACATCGAGATTGGCTAAAAATGCTGCCATGTGGTGATCGTAAGCAGGCGCACCAGTATCGTTTAGAGCAAGCAGTGCCACCAGCTTTACTCCACTAGAGACAATACGAGTAAAGCGTTTGTGCAATTGATCTTTGTTGCCGCCCTCAATTAAGTCACTGATTAACACGAGCACTGTGTCAGTCGGTCTGACCACGAGGCTCTCGGCATAGCCCAGGGCTGAGTTGATATCGGTACCGCCGCCCAGCTGAGTGCCAAAGATCACATCCACGGGATCGGATAGCTTGTCGGTGAGATCTACTACGGCTGTGTCAAAGACAATCAGCCTGGTATTGACCGCTGGTATGGAGGCGAGGACAGCGGCAAATATGCTCGAATAAACAACAGAAGTGGCCATCGAACCGCTCTGGTCCACAAGCAAGATGATGTCCTTTAGACTGCTACGCTTGCGAGCAAAGCCGATTTTTTGCTGGGGGATAATCGTTTTAAAGTCTTTTTGATAGTGCTTGAGATTGGCTTTGATTGTCCTTTGCCAGTCCATCTCATTGAGGCGTGGACGATTATTGCGTTGGGCTTTGTTGAGTGCGCCTGATATGGCCTGTTGAGTCGGACTTTTTAGTTTGGCTATTAGCTCGTCGGCTACTTTGCGCACCACCAGTCTGGCTGTGGCTTTGCTCTTGGCTGGTATGGCTTGTGAGAGGCTGGCCAGTGTTGCCACCAGATTGATATCTGGGGTGAGGGTAGAGAGTAGTTCTGGCTCAGTTAGCATGCTCTTTAGATTGAGCTTTTCCATGGCGTCTTTTTGCATCACTGAGACAACAGAGCTAGGGAAATATTTGCGGATATCGCCCAGCCACCTTGCTACTTTGGGGCTACTGGCGGCAAGATTTGCGCCTCTGTCTGAGCCCTTCTGGCTTTGACCATCCTGGTCTTCGCCTTGATCATAGAGTGATGAGAGCGCATTGTCCATGGTGGCGTCATCGATGGACATACTGACACCCAGTGCGTTTTGTCCGGCAGCACCGAGGATTAGACGCCAGCGTCTCAAATTTTCTTCTTTGACTTCTTTAGTGCTCACTGTGCGCTCTCCTCTTTGGGTAGGTCAAAGAGCAGGCGCAGGGTCTTTATCAGCGGTGCCAGCTGTTCAGCGGATGGGCCATCCGGTAGTGTCGTGCTAGCAGTAAATGCCGCAGCGTCCTGACCTGTCAGGCGTGAGACGCTCTCGCTTATCTGTCTCTTTTCGGAATAACTAAACTGACCAAAAGAGCGCTTAAGTAGTGGCAGGGCTTCCTGGAAGTCGTTGGCTTCTAATTGAGATACCCACTGGTCAATCAACTGCAAAAGACCAGGATCGTGTATCAGGACTGCTGCACCGCCCGCCAAAAATCCTTCTAGCCAGAGACTGGCGTAAAACTTTTCGGAAGCACGAGAGAGGGCATAAGCCATCAGTATTGAGGCTTTGTCACTCTCTATGGTACGGGCTTCAAAAGCCATACGGCTGACTCGTCCGGCAACAAGTGCGCTGGTGCTTTTGTCTTCGGCCATTTTGACCAGCACCCGGCGGAATTCACTAAGTAGTTCGGCTTCGTTGAGTAAGCTAAGGGCCTCCCCTGTGGCAAAGATTTGATTTTGCATGGTGCGCGCTGCATCATCGTCCAGACTAAAGCAAGTAGTCTCCAGATTGATGATGATTTTGGCTGCTACACTTTTAAAGATTGCTTTGACGGCGTCACGGTCGCCGCCCTGGACATTGCCGTAGCGGGCAATTTGTGCCAGTGCTGGCAGGGCTTTCATCAGCTCGCCCACGTCGCTTGCTACAACTGCCTGGTTTGAGACCCTTTGCATGATCTCTTTGGCTGCTGCTCCCAGATTGGCGTCCAGGCAGAGAGCCAGGAGTTTGACTAAGGCGGCAAAGCTTTCGATATTTGAGGCTTTATCCAGAGCTAGCTGCGATGCGCCTTCTTCAATAGAGCGCCCCCAAATTGAGGCTTCTACAAGAGCCAGGCTCAACTCTGGCTTCCAGTTGAGACGCCAGCTCTCGTGAAATGTGCTCTTTTTATTTACCACCTTTTGTTTTTCGGCCCAGTTAACCGCTAAGACCAAAAGTCTGGCAAAAAATACACTGCGCTCTAAATCCAGCGGTTTGCGCAAATCGAGATCAAGATCCTTTTTGCCGGCTTCGGGCTTGATGCGCAGGCGCTGGACTTGCTTGTTAAAATCTACCATTAGTGGTGTGCCAGGCAGGTCGGCGGGGACTTCGCCCAGCTTTTCGCCAACCAATAATTTCTTTTCTATGAGGGCAAGCGGTACGACATTACCTGCAAGCAGACAAGTGATGGTCGACTCGGTCACTTCCTCAAGACCCGGGCTATTGAGGTCACGCATTGCTGCCAGGGCTTCGGCCAGTCTCACGGCGTCGATTACTTGAGCTGTCGAGGCATCGAGGTCCTGCTCTCTTAATAAGCTGGCTACTTTGACCAGCCAGCTCAAAGTATTGTTTTGGCCCTCTTGCGATTTAAAGATGTGTTCATACCAGCCTGGTGAATTTATACCAGCACCATAGCCAGTGGCATGTTGTAATCTGCCGTGGGTCCAGGGGATCCAGGTGGACTCTACTTTTGCTTTTGGTAAGCCTTTGAGTAGCAGCTGATCTTCTTTGGCTTTGAATTTTAAATCAATTGCTGGTGCATGCCAGGCTCCGCATACTACAGCGATTTTTTTGAAGCCTTCCTTTTGGGCTTGCCGGATGGCTTGTCTAATATGCGCTTCGCGCAATTCTTCGATATTAGATGGTTCGTCATCATCATTGCTGTCACTACCACTATCGACAGGTGGCTTTTCTGTATTTGCTTTGGACTCGATAACTGCCTGCCGCAGCGAGTTCATCGCTTCACTGATTGCTTCAAAAACATCATCGTTTGTCTGTCTTTGCTCGACTATCTGCTCCCACCAGCGCTCTCCGTCGCTATAACCGGCAGCCCGAGCGAGTGCGCCTATCGGGTCGCTGGCAATCATTTTGTCTTCGAGGGCGCGCTTTTCTTGCGCCTCTGCTATCGCTTTTGATTCAGCCTTTTGCTCATCTGTGCGGTCATCTAAATGACCATCAGTCGGCTCGTCCATTTGAGGCAAATTGTCCGGCAAAATCGCCTGCAATAGCTCATTTAGCTCAGGCTCTTTTTTTTGCCTGGCTAGTCCAAACCAGTGACTTTGTGGCAAGTCGATAAAGCGACAGGGCACCTGATTGGCATTGGCATAATCCATAGCTTGCCACTCTGGACTAAACTCTGCAAATGGATAGTAACAGGCTTGTTTGAGATTGTCCGGTGCATAGATAAGTAAGGCCACAGGAGGGATTAGCTCCGCATGACCGACGTATTGGATAAGCTTGTCTGCCTCAGGTGGTCCCTCTATCAGTACTATATCTGGTGCCATCTCATTGAGAGCGCGCCACACGCTACGGGCAGAGCCCGGTCCGTGGTGCCTTATACCCAGTACTTTTACAACTGAGGGGCTGGCTTTTGCAGTGGTGCTGCTCTCTGTCATTGTTAGATCAGATCTCTCAAGGAGCGGTAAAAGTCTTTCCAGCCTTCTCGCTCTTTAATCACTGAGTCGAGGTATTCTTTGAGTACGAGCCCGTCTTGTACGGGTTCCTTGACTACAGCTCCGACTATGCCAGCGGCCATGTCTTCGGCTTTGAGAGCGCCATCACCAAAATGTCCTGCTAGAGCCAGTCCACTGTTTAGGACTGAAATTGCCTCAGCCGTGCTCATCGAGCCAGATGGTGTGCGCAGTTTGGTCTTGCCGTCAAGTGTAGCGCCGTTTCTTAGCTCTCTAAATATAGTTACCACCCGTTGTATTTCTTCGAGGGCGGGTTTTTCGGCTGGTATCTCAAGGGCAGCGCCAAGAGCCAGTGTACGTCTTGTGACGATATCGACTTCTTCTTCAAGTGTGGCTGGTACTGGCAATACAACTATATTAAAGCGGCGCTTGAGAGCGCTAGAGAGGTCGTTGACACCCTTGTCTCTATCGTTAGCGGTGGCGATGACGTTAAAGCCTTTGACCGACTGGATCTCAGCTCCTAGCTCTGGGATAGGTAGGGTCTTTTCGGAGAGTATTGTAATCAGTGAGTCTTGTACGTCGGCTGGTATTCTTGTCAATTCTTCCAGGCGAGCTATTTTGCCCAGGCGCATTGCTTCCATGATTGGACTTGCTACCAGGGCGTTTATCGATGGTCCATCGGCAAGCAGTCTGGCGTAGTTCCAGCCATAACGGACAGAGTCCTCGGATGTGCCAGCTGTACCTTGTACAAGCATGGTGGAGTCGCCACTGATTGCTGCTGCTAGATGCTCTGAGACCCAGGTCTTTGCTGTGCCAGGCACACCGAGCAAAAGCAGCGCTCTATCGGTGGTGAGGGTAGCTATGGCGATTTCCATGATACGGCTATTGCCAATATATTTTGGCGTTATTTCAAAGCCATTTTTGAGTTTGCCGCCCATCAAATACTGGAGCACTGCCCACGGTGACAGCTTCCAGTTTGGTGGCTTCTGTCTTTCGTCAGCTGCTTTTAGCTCAGTCAACTCTTCAGCGTACTGCTCTTCAGCGTGCCGTCTTTGCACTTCAAGAGCTGTAGTTTTAGCGGACTTGTCAGATTCGGTCATTGCTTACTCCGTATTACTCTGTAAATGCTGCTTCGATGTCACGCCGCAGACTGAGTATGTCTACAAGCTGGTTTAAAGGTCTGGCAAAAAAGTCAGTTTGTTCTGAGTCTCTTCTGATACTGGCGATTTCATCAATGCGCTTGACTGCGCTGATATGCATGTCCAGAGCAAAATTGTTGACACTGGCTCTAAAAGTGTAGTCTAGCGCCGGTACTTTTTCTTTTGCTTCTTTGACGATAAAGTCAATTACCTTTTGAGTAAAAGCTTCACTCCAGTCAAATTGGACTTTATCTAGTTGATACCAAAAGTCTAGCTTGGGCGCTACTGTGGCACCTTCTTGTGACCATTTTGGCAGTTTGTCCAAGAGTATGGTCTCAAGCAGACTGGGCGGCAGGGACTGAAACAATTTTAGCCCCGCCTGGCTGTCTGTAAGCTTTTCGCCCATTCTCGCCACAATCTGCGTTTGCCATTCTGTTACGGTTTTGCACTTGCCTCTGTTGCCAAAAAAGCGCACTGCTTCCAAAAGCCCATCAAGTAGTGGTTGGCTCCATAGCTCTTCTTGCTCAAATAGTTTAAGCAGCTCTTGCGGATCAGAGTCATATGCTGCACTCAAATGATCAGGGTTGATACTGCCTAAGAGCTTACGCAGATAATCCGATTTTTTACCTGGTGTCTGAGTCTGAGTGCTGGTGTCAAGATAAAGCTCCAGATCTTCGATAGCCTTGTCCCTTGCCTCGATGGACTCGTCGCTAAGATTGATTTTGAGCTGACCCTTACTGACGGTCATTACTTCGGCTAGCTGGCTATGTAATGTCTCAATTACGCTTGAGCCTGGTAGCAATGTGAGCATCTCGCTAGCCAGAACGCGGACTTCTCTGCTTTTGTCAGTGTTTATTAACTGTTCCAAAAAGGTCATGTCGGAGGCCTGTGGTGGCTCCATACGCTTTAAAAAATTGACGCGCATATCGACAGACTCTTTGCTAAAGTTTGGCGCTATCGATGCAATTGCCCGCATCGGCTCGATGTGCCGCAGTTGCAAAAAACTCGCCAGGCGCTCTTCTTTTGTGCCGCTGTCGATTTTTTCAACTAGAGTGCTTTCGCTTTTATGAGCCATCATGTCAAAAACTTTCCAATCCTCGTTTGCATCAATTAAAAACTTAAGTCGATTGCCACCACATAGATCTATCAGGGTAACTGGTGCCTTTTTGTTTTTTAGCTTGTCTAATACCACAGGCAACAGATAATCTGGTATCAGTCTGCCGTGATGAGCACACAGACTGAGCCAGCGCTCAATTAGTCTGAGTCCATTGTTAGATAAGTCATCGAGTAGCTGATTTAACAGTGAGATTGCTGCTACTGGAGCATATTTGCGGTTTTCGGCCGGGCAGGGCTCGGGCAGTGACTGATTAAAGCGTGGTAACCCGGGTGTGGAGCGCTTGAGCAGAGCTATGGCGGCTAATTGCAGGAGCATGCGAGTTTCTTTGCTTTCTTCCATCTGCATGGCGCTTATCAGCTCACCAAGCTCACCACCAGGCGTGTTGCCAGGCAGATCTCGACTGCTTGTGCCGAGCACGCAGGTTTGTACAAGCTTTTGCCAGTAGTCTTCTAAAGCGTTTATGGTGCCAATACCTCGCTTTTGACGGCTATTCTGTAGTAATTGTCCTCAGTAAAGATAGACAGCGGTGTGATTGTTTCACCGTCCCATTCACCAAATAGTAAGACCGACTCTCCTTTTGCACAGCTGTATAGCTGCCAGGCTGGTAACTCAGGCATCATCAGTGGTGCCATATTATGATCTTGATCGACCAGGTACCACTTTGTAGCTTCTCTTACTATGTAGCCTGGTCCCACAAAGAGTGGCATGTATTCTACAAATGGATTGAGTGCCAGTGCTGCTCTAAATTGTTCAATAGCCTGACTGAGACTGCATGTTATAGATGGCTTTATGTAAGTATCACTGGCGGCACCACTATCTTTTTTGAGCACTCTCAGTGGTGCGCTGGAGCTAAAATAGACAAGCTCTGCCGGGTAGGTTTTGCCGGGCACCATGAGGATATCAAACGGTGCAGTACCGTGGGCAAAGCTCAATATCATAGCCAGTCTGCCGCTGTTTTGTCCGCGCAGATAGGTCTTCTGGACGCGCAGTCTTTCTTCTACTGTGACATATTGTCCGACTACCAGCCAATCGTCTTTGACACCTTCGTTTTTGAGTAGTTCTTCCTGGCTTGCTGTAAAACCTATCGCTGTCAGTATGTCTTCTTGCATTTCTGGCGGCAGTTTGTCGCGATTTTTAAAAGCGCGGGTAAGCATAAAGATACTCGCTGCGCGGCTCAAAAACTGACTGTGGTAGTCCTGGTTTTTGATAGACGACAGATTAATAACACGTTTGGCCAGCCCTGGCGCCTGGGCGTCCACGAGACGTGCTGCGCGCTCCTGCCAGTAAGCAAAAGGCTTGCTTTGCAAACTACTTGTGCCCTGCCGCAGACTGTCTTCTAAAAACAATTCCAGTGTGTCAATTCCAGCTTCTACTCGAACAAAGCGGTCGCCTTTGCGCTTCTCTTTCGCTTCTTGCAGCTGGGCCAGTTCTTCTTCAGTCCTGGGCCTTTCTTCTCTTTCTTTTTTCTTGGCCGATTTTTCCTGGCGGGATTCTATCCACTCGGCTACCCAATCAG is a genomic window containing:
- a CDS encoding Rieske 2Fe-2S domain-containing protein, coding for MAATPICTFIDIDFPRPWSCIPFMYSQKYVEYNPEGYEIRKIPGFIMRTAKDEIVAFSRICTYCRHSQCVNFVEDTHELAHIPQSKTPVLVCPCDCSTFDPNDNGRVLRGPAYRPLRRMTVHFDGECYTVTGLESGGIA
- a CDS encoding VWA domain-containing protein, producing the protein MSIDDATMDNALSSLYDQGEDQDGQSQKGSDRGANLAASSPKVARWLGDIRKYFPSSVVSVMQKDAMEKLNLKSMLTEPELLSTLTPDINLVATLASLSQAIPAKSKATARLVVRKVADELIAKLKSPTQQAISGALNKAQRNNRPRLNEMDWQRTIKANLKHYQKDFKTIIPQQKIGFARKRSSLKDIILLVDQSGSMATSVVYSSIFAAVLASIPAVNTRLIVFDTAVVDLTDKLSDPVDVIFGTQLGGGTDINSALGYAESLVVRPTDTVLVLISDLIEGGNKDQLHKRFTRIVSSGVKLVALLALNDTGAPAYDHHMAAFLANLDVPAFATTPDLFPSVMAEALLKGDLSKFMPKPS
- a CDS encoding AAA family ATPase, with product MTESDKSAKTTALEVQRRHAEEQYAEELTELKAADERQKPPNWKLSPWAVLQYLMGGKLKNGFEITPKYIGNSRIMEIAIATLTTDRALLLLGVPGTAKTWVSEHLAAAISGDSTMLVQGTAGTSEDSVRYGWNYARLLADGPSINALVASPIMEAMRLGKIARLEELTRIPADVQDSLITILSEKTLPIPELGAEIQSVKGFNVIATANDRDKGVNDLSSALKRRFNIVVLPVPATLEEEVDIVTRRTLALGAALEIPAEKPALEEIQRVVTIFRELRNGATLDGKTKLRTPSGSMSTAEAISVLNSGLALAGHFGDGALKAEDMAAGIVGAVVKEPVQDGLVLKEYLDSVIKEREGWKDFYRSLRDLI
- a CDS encoding SWIM zinc finger family protein, giving the protein MSKYVANYQVEDILRLAPDASSAKSGKELANPVKWQGMGTDLAYIWGYCQGSGAKPYQTQVDLTAPAFKCSCPSRKFPCKHGLALLLLAMTRVELFDESTGAPDWVAEWIESRQEKSAKKKEREERPRTEEELAQLQEAKEKRKGDRFVRVEAGIDTLELFLEDSLRQGTSSLQSKPFAYWQERAARLVDAQAPGLAKRVINLSSIKNQDYHSQFLSRAASIFMLTRAFKNRDKLPPEMQEDILTAIGFTASQEELLKNEGVKDDWLVVGQYVTVEERLRVQKTYLRGQNSGRLAMILSFAHGTAPFDILMVPGKTYPAELVYFSSSAPLRVLKKDSGAASDTYIKPSITCSLSQAIEQFRAALALNPFVEYMPLFVGPGYIVREATKWYLVDQDHNMAPLMMPELPAWQLYSCAKGESVLLFGEWDGETITPLSIFTEDNYYRIAVKSEVLAP